AGGCCAATTAGAGAGGCAAATCGTTCGTTCGGAGACATCACATTTAATACCGTGTCATGTGTTGATGGTAGATGTGACTGTGGGACGATCATGGGCATCACCTCATGATACACCAGTTATTTTGTTCCAATCCCTGTCTGGTCTCTAGACCGTAGGACGACGTACCTgaaacacaacacatgtatacatcTTATCAATTGTATAAGTAATTTAGCTTTAGCTAAAAGGTCAATAAATCAATGTAATATCTCTGTGCCAGTATTGTAAATAACACAAGTATGACCTCTCTACACAAGTCTAAACTGCCTTTTAATTTACTAACTGTTTTCAGATTGCTCaagaatagaaaataaattgaaattttaataacaACATAGACAgtggaaaataaaataaaattaatttgatcGTGAAAAAGAATCTGGggaacaaaaatattaattacattGAGGTTAGAACTTAAAGAATTTTCTCTCTATCACTATTttctaaaatgtaaatataaatttccACGATgcatttgtaattaaaatactttATGTAAATGCAAGCGTGTCTTCCAAAATCTAATTTCTAATGTGACTACTAGGACACTCTAAAGTTATCCTTTAATGACGAAAAACAGCAGCCATGATTAACAAATGTTGTGGGGTAAAGTCTTTGTGAAGGTTAATAATGGATTGTTAGGATGCCAATAACAGATCAATTTAAATGTGCTTAAATGTGCAACTTGAGCAACAATCAATTAAATCAAATCGCATAAAACCTCGGTCAGCATAATTGCAATCGACTGTGATGTGACAAAAACAACGTGAATCTGATATATGAACGCTTGGAATTGTCTGGTTTGTTAACTACTAGGAGAAATTAAAtagttataaataaaaatgaactaATCTTATAATTTCAATGCTTTGTTACGATTTACAGTATTCGAACCAATAAGCGTCTTCGttcatatatacacattatatacatataagcATCAGTCTCCTTTTTGAAGACACCAAGTTAATGCACCTACCTTAAATTATGAAGACTGGAAATTTTGGATGATTTGGGGCTGAGTTTGTACAATAAGTTAATTAATGGTCTATATTCAATCAGTGTCCCCCAACTGTAATGATATGTTAAGCAGTCTGATCGCTTTTTGGGTCGAATACTGAAGGTACGGAGATCTGGCAAAGCCATAAGCAAATGATTGTAATCATGTATGAAGTAACTTTGTCGTGAGACAACGACGAAGTGGAAAACAAACTCAAATTTCCAAACGTTGTTTGTACATAATGCAATATAATATAATGCTcgatttttttctgatttatcGCCATAGTTTTTATACCTTTTATAAAAGGTCACTTCATGTGCGTTATACATTATTCGTAATAAATCGagcatatattttattttcatcacatGTTTATTCAAGCCAACACTATAGGTTCACAAGTAATATATGATGCGGGCCAAACTAATACTCTGAGAATGCCTTTCAGCACGTGTACCTGTCTGCCGTTCAATGTCTGATACCGTCTGGATCAAAGGCGGGCATAACTATAGAGAAACACGTGACTTCCGgttatatacaaacaaaaccACGTGGTATTAATTCTCAACAATACCGTGCATGCAAATTATTTCAAAGACAGTAAATATCTAGTATCTTTAAAGAAAGTTTAATAATACTTTTGCACAAAAattctattttcattattttttcaaaattataaaaatatgacctgccaattaattaaattatttaattatttattcatcTCTACACGGATCAATTATTTGTGATACcctgattaaataaaaacaaatatcaaagtaATACTTCATTTCACATTTGAAAAGTAATTTACAATAGCTGGTACAAATCTGTTTTGATTATTAACTAAtctatttttattgatataaaggtTCAGAATAAAATCAACTTTAAAATAGAGAGATAATGACACGCAATTTTTGATTTCGacgaattttgaaaaagaagtaGATTAAAACATAAAAGTGATCAATATAATATTCTTCATTCACCATGTATTAATATACAAATAAGCAAATACATGCATGCCAAGAAAGAAGTATGAATGTTTATAGAAGAAGTCCTGAAAATGTTGTTAATGTGTAAATGTTTCGAGAGACAGTAGATAAGAGAGCCTTGCTATACTACGACCCGTAACCATGCATTATTAGATGATACTAGATAGCGGTTACCATTTATTCGTTTGGAGAAAGCTTTCTCTCTGCGCATACTTGTCATGCCGCCATTGCCAATTCCTTGGAGACGTGTTTGGGGTCCGGCTGATTTCGGAGCCTCGTTTTGCACCAAATGGCCGCCGGGGACGTAGTCCATACTTATCGTGTCCTGGTTTCTTCTTTGACCTTGTAAGACACAAGACATCAAACATAATTACGGACCTTATACATTACATATGACACAACATAGACACTGACCCTATTATGGAATATATAAGATAAAACAGAATCATTGGCCTTACAATTCATTGGCTTTATAGTCTCAAAATCACCATACCATCGACGAAGACGATCCTGGCTCCACCTGCCTGTAAGACCTCTTTCACGTGACGCCAACTACCGCCTGCCCGGCCCATG
This portion of the Argopecten irradians isolate NY chromosome 6, Ai_NY, whole genome shotgun sequence genome encodes:
- the LOC138325893 gene encoding uncharacterized protein isoform X3 yields the protein MSQWMAQPTKGTRGDMEIQSAVYGKKVARSENPYMDQSSPKDYAQAAAIQEGAPPHTRFAQDGGYDDFHKAFRAISKQWPNKSYPNFGPPRLRMGRAGGSWRHVKEVLQAGGARIVFVDGQRRNQDTISMDYVPGGHLVQNEAPKSAGPQTRLQGIGNGGMTSMRREKAFSKRINGTSSYGLETRQGLEQNNWCIMR